The genomic region AGAGGTCGTGCCCCGGAAAGCTCGGCAGTGCCGGATGCAGGACGCGTGCAACCTCGTCGCGGCTCTCCAGCCATTCGGCGATCGCCAGCGCACTTGCCTGATGCCGTTCCAGACGAATTCCCATCGTGCGCAGGCCTCTGAGAATCTGATAGCTGTCGTCGGGCGACACGCAGACGCCAAGCGTGACAATCGCCTCGGCGAGCGCCGGCCAATGAGTGATGTTGGCCGACACGGTCCCGAACAGCACATCCGAATGGCCCGACGGGTATTTCGTGGCCGCATGGATCGAGACATCGACGCCGTGATCGAGCGGGCGGAAATAAACCGGCGTCGCCCAGGTATTGTCCATCGTTACGACGCAACCGTGGCGGTGCGCCGCGGCTGCAATAACGCGAATGTCCTGCATCTCGAACGTGTTCGAGCCTGGCGCCTCGGTGTGCACCAGGCGCGTGTTCGGCCGAATCAGGCTTTCAATGCCGGCACCGATCATCGGATCGTAGTATTCGACGGTGACGCCGAGGCGCATCAGCATCGTGTCGCAGAAATGCCGCGTCGGGAAATAGACCGAGTCAACGACGAGCGCGTGATCCCCGGCCGACAGATAGGTCAGGAACGGCA from Sinorhizobium garamanticum harbors:
- a CDS encoding cystathionine beta-lyase, translated to MADKISALKETGINTRLAHTGNNPSDFHGFVNPPVVHASTVLFPNARTMESRAQKYTYGTRGTPTTDALCEAINELEGAAGTILVPSGLAAVTVPFLTYLSAGDHALVVDSVYFPTRHFCDTMLMRLGVTVEYYDPMIGAGIESLIRPNTRLVHTEAPGSNTFEMQDIRVIAAAAHRHGCVVTMDNTWATPVYFRPLDHGVDVSIHAATKYPSGHSDVLFGTVSANITHWPALAEAIVTLGVCVSPDDSYQILRGLRTMGIRLERHQASALAIAEWLESRDEVARVLHPALPSFPGHDLWKRDFGGASGIFSFVLKADSPEKFKAKAHAFLDALSLFGLGYSWGGFESLAVHVNLSDRKVAKAPSEGPVIRLQIGLEDVPDLRRDIEAGFAAANAV